In the genome of Mangifera indica cultivar Alphonso unplaced genomic scaffold, CATAS_Mindica_2.1 Un_0037, whole genome shotgun sequence, one region contains:
- the LOC123206469 gene encoding probable WRKY transcription factor 40, which translates to MESFSWVNTSLDLNSKPLKLFNDELHLQPPPSPKKKELPSNVSGLGTRVSVKEESLALVEELNRLSEENKKLTEMLTVMCENYNALRSQLVDYMSKNPEKEISSSKKRKSESSNNNNNNNNNNGNIGNSESSSTEEESCKKPREETIKPKISRVHYRTEASDTGLVVKDGYQWRKYGQKVTRDNPSPRAYFKCSFAPSCPVKKKVQRSVEDQSVLVATYEGEHNHPYPSLIDSTSGPSRGGTMVGSVPKSAPHGSPISFDLAKSKSSGNDRVVKPRIEAPEMKKFLVEQMASTLTKDPNFTTALAAAISGRMFQHNSADKW; encoded by the exons ATGGAGTCTTTTTCATGGGTTAATACCTCGTTGGATCTTAATTCTAAGCCTCTGAAATTATTCAACGATGAGCTTCACTTACAGCCGCCGCCCTCGCCAAAGAAGAAAGAGTTGCCAAGCAATGTTTCTGGGCTTGGAACAAGGGTTTCTGTGAAAGAAGAG AGTCTAGCTTTAGTGGAGGAATTGAACCGATTGAGTGAAGAAAACAAGAAGTTGACTGAAATGTTAACAGTGATGTGTGAGAACTACAATGCTTTGCGGAGCCAATTGGTGGATTATATGAGCAAAAATCCTGAGAAAGAGATTAGTtcttcaaagaaaagaaaatcggAAAGCagtaacaacaacaacaacaacaacaacaataatggAAACATTGGAAACTCTGAAAGCAGCTCAACTGAAGAAGAATCCTGCAAGAAACCAAGAGAAGAAACCATCAAGCCAAAGATTTCTAGAGTCCATTACAGGACTGAGGCCTCCGATACTGGACTT GTAGTGAAAGATGGATATCAATGGAGAAAATATGGCCAAAAAGTCACAAGAGATAACCCCTCTCCCAGAGCTTACTTCAAATGCTCTTTTGCTCCAAGCTGCCCTGTCAAAAAGAAG GTTCAGAGAAGTGTTGAGGATCAATCTGTATTGGTTGCAACTTATGAAGGTGAGCACAACCATCCGTACCCTTCACTAATAGACTCAACATCAGGGCCGAGCCGGGGCGGAACCATGGTGGGCTCAGTGCCCAAGTCGGCGCCCCATGGCTCCCCCATCTCGTTCGATCTGGCAAAATCAAAGTCAAGCGGTAATGACAGAGTGGTGAAGCCGAGAATTGAAGCACCGGAAATGAAGAAGTTTTTGGTGGAGCAGATGGCGTCTACGTTGACAAAAGATCCGAATTTCACAACGGCTCTGGCTGCTGCAATTTCAGGAAGAATGTTTCAGCATAATTCAGCGGACAAGTGGTGA
- the LOC123206468 gene encoding probable N-acetyltransferase HLS1 — MSIEVASVEISPEVGGEVKECSVVVREYDEENDKVAVEEIERRCEIGQRGKPTLVTDLMGDPVCRVRHFPSHIVLVAEYGDEKEIVGVIRGCIKTVTRGASGFVKLAYLLGLRVSPSHRRLNIGTKLVHKLEEWCKQNGAEFSYMATDCTNEPSVNLFTKKCSYIKFRIPTMLVQPVHVHYKSISSNISIIRLPNRLAESIYRQAFANSEFFPKDVDLILSSRHNLGTFMAVPKKFLQKWNPRTDILPPSYAILSMWNTKEVFKLQVKGVSPLAYAWCMGSRLLDAWMPWLRLPSFPDVFRKFGLYLLYGLHMEGKNGPGLMKSLCAFAHNMARDDGECAAVVAEVGPRDPVREAIPHWRKFSWADLWCIKKLRDEMEESDERCAPSDWMKSRSSSSVIFVDPRDF; from the exons ATGTCGATCGAGGTTGCTTCTGTTGAGATTTCACCGGAAGTGGGCGGTGAAGTGAAGGAGTGTTCGGTGGTTGTGAGAGAGTATGATGAGGAAAATGATAAGGTGGCGGTTGAGGAGATCGAGAGACGCTGTGAAATCGGTCAGAGAGGCAAGCCGACTCTTGTCACTGACCTTATGGGTGATCCCGTTTGTCGAGTTCGCCACTTCCCTTCCCACATCGTCTTG GTCGCTGAGTATGGAGATGAGAAAGAAATTGTGGGAGTTATAAGAGGCTGCATAAAAACAGTGACAAGAGGAGCTTCAGGTTTTGTAAAACTGGCTTATCTTCTCGGACTAAGAGTCTCTCCATCTCACAg GAGGCTCAACATTGGCACAAAACTTGTCCATAAACTTGAAGAATGGTGCAAACAAAACGGTGCTGAATTTTCATATATGGCCACAGATTGTACCAATGAGCCTTCAGTCaatttatttaccaaaaaatgtTCATACATCAAATTTCGTATTCCAACTATGTTGGTGCAACCAGTTCACGTTCATTATAAGTCGATAAGTTCGAATATATCTATTATTCGTTTACCCAATAGGCTTGCTGAATCAATTTATCGTCAAGCTTTTGCAAATTCTGAGTTTTTCCCTAAAGATGTTGACTTGATTTTGTCTAGCAGACATAATTTGGGCACTTTCATGGCCGTGCCCAAAAAGTTTCTTCAGAAATGGAACCCAAGAACCGACATTCTTCCGCCGAGTTATGCGATTTTAAGCATGTGGAACACTAAAGAAGTGTTCAAATTGCAGGTGAAGGGGGTGTCGCCATTGGCATATGCTTGGTGTATGGGTTCAAGATTGCTTGATGCTTGGATGCCATGGCTTAGGCTGCCTTCATTTCCGGATGTTTTTAGGAAATTCGGCTTGTATTTGTTATATGGGCTCCATATGGAAGGCAAAAATGGGCCCGGTCTGATGAAATCTTTGTGTGCTTTTGCTCATAACATGGCCCGAGACGACGGCGAATGTGCGGCCGTGGTGGCTGAAGTAGGCCCGAGGGACCCAGTGAGAGAGGCCATTCCCCATTGGAGGAAATTCTCCTGGGCTGATCTGTGGTGCATCAAGAAACTTAGAGATGAAATGGAGGAGAGTGATGAAAGATGTGCACCGTCTGATTGGATGAAATCACGATCATCTTCCTCGGTTATTTTTGTTGACCCACGTGACTTTTGA
- the LOC123206465 gene encoding TMV resistance protein N-like: MALNYNGGASSSSSSSPSRPWWKYDVFVSFRGEDTRKNFTDHLCRALDQKGMIIFRDDVKLERGKPIAPELIKAIEESRFSVIVFSRNYATSSWCLDELAKIVECMKEMGQTVVPVFYDVDPSDVRKQTGSFGEAFHKHEEADFGDERLQKWRHALTDVANLSGWHLQDRHEATFIQEIVEEIWTKLRQSFSYVAKGLVGIDSRLQEIDCCLGMGLNDVRIIGICGMGGIGKTTIAKVIYESISYKFEGSSFVTNIREISEKFGSVALQEQLLSQTLREKNMNLLDIQRGMYCRLQNKRVLIVLDDVNEVEQLEALAGDREWFGPGSRIIITTRDKHLLIAHHVDIIYRAKSLDSKEALQLFSLKAFKQNHPFEEYIALSRSIVSYANGLPLALVVLGSYLCGRSVNEWRSALKKLIEIPNRKIFDVLKISYDVLEETEKNIFLDIACFFHMRRVTRVTEILEACDFYPEIGLRVLADKSLISIDDINDRLYVHSLLIEMARAIVHQESPKDPGRRSRLWLYNDIHHVLEKKKGTEAVEVIFRDSSESKEISVDNDAFVGMENLRLLKISNVCLPKGLEFLPNELRILKWHGYPLKSLTSSFKAEKLVELDLSHSGIEIIWKDIVHLDALKIFKLSHSRKLTKTPDFRGVPNLERIILEGCTNLYELHPSIGDLKKLCALNLKDCKNLPSLPRLISGWRSLKVLLLLGCTKIDKLPENLEDFQCLEELDAGKTSITETPSSIVSLKNLKRLSFKGCKGQVRSHWNWFRCLLPAIGPSSMSFSFPSVGGLLSLTELDLSYCNLFKDSIPSGLGQLSALKKLNLSGNNFVSLPAGINQLYKLQTLKLADCQNLQALTELPSSIENLSTYNCPSLENLSGPLRLSLSNFREFSLQNCFRLLENQGGDNVAISLLKHHLFLIASIRIIRVASMLLNLLENQESNDPHTAIMVSSICTLLSNLYQELPDIPSAMPRLVVFLPANGIPDWFGFQTRGTSLSIQLPPNWYNDYSFLGLAICATLEVQEHPGLEKRDDAQWLPPVLQYISSPSGCDYKCKFYLFSAERRCLILGKEALLNGDKMALSNHLWLFFITFDEYFQKRKWSHVEAYFRLEGSGLEFKKCGVRFVYLKDVEFIQSVFQGLNEAQLEDFTMLLNHFVQAVASGNGSNSVDEDKDGTEIKEYSVDSIVELKTCNS; the protein is encoded by the exons atGGCTCTGAACTACAATGGAGGCGCCTCTTCGTCTTCGTCATCTTCTCCTTCACGTCCTTGGTGGAAATATGatgtttttgttagttttagagGAGAAGACACTCGCAAAAACTTCACTGATCATTTATGCAGAGCTTTGGACCAAAAGGGTATGATCATTTTTAGAGATGATGTCAAACTTGAGAGGGGCAAGCCCATTGCACCGGAGCTCATTAAAGCCATTGAAGAATCAAGATTTTCTGTTATTGTCTTTTCGAGAAACTATGCGACGTCGTCCTGGTGTTTGGACGAACTTGCGAAGATTGTTGAGTGCATGAAAGAGATGGGGCAAACTGTTGTCCCCGTTTTCTATGATGTGGATCCAAGTGATGTTCGTAAACAGACGGGGAGCTTTGGGGAGGCCTTTCATAAACATGAAGAAGCTGATTTTGGAGATGAGAGGTTGCAGAAGTGGAGACATGCTTTGACTGATGTGGCTAATTTATCTGGGTGGCATTTGCAGGAtag GCATGAGGCAACATTTATCCAAGAGATCGTTGAAGAAATATGGACTAAGTTGAGGCAGTCATTCTCATATGTTGCTAAGGGGTTGGTTGGAATAGATTCGCGTTTGCAAGAAATAGATTGTTGTTTAGGTATGGGGTTGAATGATGTTCGCATTATAGGGATTTGTGGGATGGGTGGCATTGGTAAAACAACTATTGCTAAGGTCATTTATGAGAGCATTTCCTATAAATTTGAAGGTAGCAGCTTTGTCACAAATATTagagagatttctgaaaaatttggtTCAGTTGCTTTACAAGAGCAACTTCTGTCTCAAActctaagggaaaaaaatatgaatctaTTGGACATTCAACGAGGCATGTATTGTAGGCTGCAAAATAAAAGAGTTCTTATCGTTCTTGATGATGTAAATGAAGTAGAACAGTTAGAAGCATTAGCAGGTGATCGTGAATGGTTTGGTCCTGGAAGTAGAATCATTATAACCACTAGAGATAAGCATCTGCTGATCGCTCATCATGTGGATATAATATACAGGGCCAAGAGTTTAGATTCCAAGGAAGCCCTTCAACTTTTTAGTTTGAAAGCATTTAAGCAAAACCATCCTTTTGAAGAATATATAGCGCTGTCTAGGAGCATTGTAAGCTATGCTAACGGTCTTCCATTAGCTCTTGTAGTTTTGGGCTCTTATCTCTGTGGTAGAAGTGTAAATGAGTGGAGAAGCGCACTCAAAAAGCTTATAGAAATTCCTAACCGGAAAATTTTTgatgtactcaaaataagttATGATGTCCTAGAGGAAACAGAGAAGAACATTTTCCTTGATATTGCGTGTTTCTTTCATATGAGGAGAGTAACTCGAGTGACTGAAATACTAGAGGCCTGTGATTTTTACCCAGAAATCGGACTTCGAGTTCTTGCTGACAAATCTCTCATATCAATTGACGATATAAATGATAGATTATATGTCCACAGTTTGCTAATAGAAATGGCTCGGGCTATTGTTCACCAAGAATCTCCGAAAGATCCAGGCAGACGCAGTAGGTTATGGCTTTACAACGATATTCATCATgtacttgaaaagaaaaag GGAACGGAAGCAGTTGAGGTCATATTCCGAGATTCATCTGAATCAAAAGAGATATCTGTGGACAATGATGCATTTGTAGGGATGGAAAATCTGAGGCTGCTTAAAATAAGCAATGTTTGTCTTCCTAAAGGGCTTGAATTTCTTCCCAATGAATTACGGATTCTTAAATGGCATGGATACCCTCTAAAGTCATTGACATCAAGTTTCAAAGCTGAGAAACTTGTTGAACTTGATCTTTCACATAGTGGCATTGAAATAATTTGGAAGGATATAGTG CATCTAGATGCattgaaaatcttcaaactAAGTCACTCAAGAAAGCTGACCAAAACTCCAGATTTCAGAGGAGTTCCAAATCTTGAGAGGATTATTCTTGAAGGTTGTACGAATTTATATGAGCTTCATCCTTCTATCGGTGACCTCAAAAAACTTTGTGCATTAAATCTGAAGGACTGCAAAAACCTGCCGAGTCTTCCAAGATTAATCTCTGGATGGAGATCTCTTAAAGTTCTTTTGCTCCTTGGCTGCacaaaaattgacaaattacCAGAGAACTTGGAGGATTTTCAATGTTTGGAAGAGCTTGATGCTGGTAAAACTTCTATTACAGAGACACCTTCATCCATTGTAAGTTTAAAGAACCTTAAAAGGCTGTCGTTTAAAGGATGCAAGGGGCAAGTTCGCTCACATTGGAACTGGTTCAGGTGCCTGTTGCCAGCAATAGGCCCAAGCTCCATGAGTTTTTCATTTCCTTCCGTGGGAGGGTTATTGTCGTTGACCGAACTTGATTTAAGTTACTGTAATCTCTTTAAAGATAGCATCCCAAGTGGTCTTGGCCAGTTAAGTGCATTGAAGAAATTAAATCTAAGTGGGAACAATTTTGTTAGCTTACCTGCTGGCATTAATCAACTTTATAAGCTGCAAACTCTCAAATTGGCAGATTGCCAGAATCTTCAAGCTCTGACAGAACTTCCGTCAAGCATCGAAAATCTAAGCACATATAACTGCCCATCATTGGAAAACTTGAGTGGTCCCTTGAGATTAAGTTTGTCAAATTTTCGGGAATTCTCCCTTCAAAATTGTTTCAGATTGCTTGAGAATCAAGGTGGTGACAATGTGGCAATTTCACTGCTAAAACATCATCTTTTCTTGATAGCAAGTATCAGGATTATAAGGGTCGCATCCATGTTGCTCAATCTTTTGGAGAACCAAGAAAGCAATGATCCACACACTGCAATTATGGTCAGTTCAATCTGCACATTGTTGAGTAATCTGTATCAG GAACTTCCTGACATCCCTTCTGCCATGCCGAGATTAGTTGTTTTTTTACCGGCTAATGGAATACCAGATTGGTTCGGATTCCAGACTAGGGGCACTTCATTATCCATTCAGCTACCTCCAAATTGGTACAATGATTATTCATTCTTAGGATTGGCTATCTGTGCTACTTTAGAAGTACAAGAGCATCCAGGGCTGGAAAAAAGAGACGATGCCCAATGGCTTCCACCAGTTTTGCAGTATATTTCAAGTCCTTCAGGATGTGATTACAagtgtaaattttatttgttttctgcCGAGAGAAGGTGCTTAATTTTGGGCAAGGAGGCTCTCTTGAATGGAGACAAAATGGCTCTATCAAATCATCTGTGGCTTTTCTTTATAACATTTGATGAATActtccaaaagaggaaatgGAGTCATGTTGAGGCTTACTTTAGACTTGAAGGTTCAGGTCTTGAGTTCAAAAAGTGTGGGGTTCGCTTTGTATACCTAAAAGATGTAGAATTTATTCAATCAGTGTTTCAAGGCCTAAATGAAGCTCAGTTGGAAGACTTTACCATGCTACTTAACCATTTTGTACAAGCAGTAGCTAGTGGAAATGGAAGTAACTCTGTTGATGAGGATAAAGATGGTACTGAGATTAAGGAATATTCAGTTGATTCTATTGTTGAACTGAAGACATGCAACAGCTAA
- the LOC123206466 gene encoding photosynthetic NDH subunit of subcomplex B 1, chloroplastic-like, which yields MITSTNPAQIQLKYASRTSSNSIPMASPTSLLPKTTTFPFLSSPFSLPSAHFTKPLFFTQPGHLSKRSPSSLPIHITQANKKNPWFDLFDDGEDPDMEYGSLFADGKQEEDPRLPDNPDNPYGFLKFPMGYTVELASLPLKIRGDVRRCCCVVSGGVYENLLFFPVIQLLKDRYPGVQVDVITTARGKQTYEMNKNVRWADVYDPDDDWPEPDEYTNMIGAIKNRYYDMILSTKLAGLGHAAFLFMSTARDRVSYIYPNVNAAGAGLLLSQTFTAESMNLSEGGYNMYQQMVDWLGRPFRSVPRTPVPPLRVLLSRRLKEAVAGKYKNAGVEKGKYVVIHGIESDSKASMQSRGDTDSLLQLQKWAEIAEGTRRVTPLFVIPHEKERENVEEIVDEDTNIVFITTPGQLAALINDSAGVIATNTAALQLANARGKPSIALFSSELKGRLFIPNAEEKKCTIVPSKTGILADIEVQDVINAMEIFNESLALT from the exons ATGATAACATCCACAAATCCAGCACAAATTCAACTAAAGTATGCTTCAAgaacaagctcaaactcaatacCAATGGCATCACCAACTTCATTACTACCTAAAACTACTACTTTTCCATTTCTCTCATCCCCATTTTCACTTCCATCAGCTCATTTCACCAAACCTTTATTCTTTACTCAGCCAGGCCACCTTTCCAAAAGATCACCATCTTCTCTCCCTATTCATATCACTCAAGCAAACAAGAAAAACCCTTGGTTTGACCTTTTTGATGATGGAGAGGACCCTGACATGGAGTATGGCTCATTGTTTGCAGATGGCAAGCAAGAGGAAGATCCTAGACTACCTGATAATCCTGACAACCCTTATGGCTTCTTGAAGTTCCCAATGGGATACACTGTTGAACTTGCTTCTTTGCCTCTCAAAATCAGAGGCGATGTTAGAAGATGTTGCTGTGTTGTCTCTGGTGGTGTCTATGAAAACTTGCTATTCTTTCCTGTTATTCAATTGCTCAAGGACAG GTATCCTGGAGTTCAGGTGGATGTGATAACAACAGCCAGAGGGAAACAAACTTATGAGATGAACAAGAATGTGAGGTGGGCTGATGTTTATGATCCTGATGATGATTGGCCTGAACCAGATGAGTACACTAACATGATCGGAGCAATTAAG AATAGGTACTACGACATGATCTTATCGACAAAATTGGCGGGGCTTGGCCATGCAGCTTTCTTGTTTATGTCGACCGCTCGGGATAGAGTTAGCTATATATACCCAAATGTAAATGCAGCTGGAGCAGGCTTGCTTCTGTCCCAAACATTTACTGCTGAGAGCATGAATCTTTCAGAAGGGGGCTACAACAT GTACCAGCAGATGGTTGATTGGTTAGGGAGACCATTCCGCAGCGTGCCAAGGACACCGGTGCCCCCACTGAGAGTTTTGCTTTCAAGGAGACTGAAGGAGGCTGTAGCAGGGAAGTATAAGAATGCAGGTGTGGAGAAAGGAAAATATGTTGTGATTCATGGGATAGAATCAGATTCAAAGGCCTCAATGCAGTCTAGAGGAGATACTGATAGCTTGCTCCAACTACAAAAATGGGCTGAAATAGCTGAGGGAACAAG GAGAGTTACACCACTTTTTGTGATTCCACAtgagaaagaaagggaaaatgTAGAGGAAATTGTTGATGAGGATACGAATATTGTGTTCATCACCACCCCTGGACAG CTGGCTGCTCTCATCAATGATTCAGCTGGTGTGATAGCTACAAATACAGCAGCTCTTCAACTCGCGAATGCACGTGGAAAGCCAAG CATTGCATTGTTTAGTTCTGAGCTGAAGGGAAGACTATTTATTCCCAATGCAGAAGAGAAGAAGTGCACTATTGTTCCATCTAAGACAGGAATATTAGCAGACATTGAAGTTCAGGATGTGATAAATGCAATGGAAATTTTTAATGAATCTCTAGCTCTAACCTGA